Proteins co-encoded in one Anguilla anguilla isolate fAngAng1 chromosome 16, fAngAng1.pri, whole genome shotgun sequence genomic window:
- the rpl4 gene encoding 60S ribosomal protein L4 isoform X1 — protein sequence MACARPLISIYSEKGEASGKNVVMPAVFKAPIRPDIVNFVHTNMRKNSRQPYAVSELAGHQTSAESWGTGRAVARIPRVRGGGTHRSGQGAFGNMCRGGRMFAPTKTWRRWHRRINTTQKRYAICSALAASALPALVMSKGHRIEEIPEVPLVVDNKVEGYKKTKEAVLLLKKLKAWNDIKKVYASQRMRAGKGKMRNRRRIQRKGPCIIYNEDGGVTKAFRNIPGITLQNVNKLNLLRLAPGGHVGRFCIWTEGAFSKLDELYGTWRKAASLKVDYNLPMHKMTNTDLSRILKSPEIQKALRAPNKKISRRVLKKNPLNNLRVMMKLNPYAKTARRNAILLHDKTIQDKMLKSKKKKKKPSKPVPVPPPEPKPKKAKKAKKPKAVKRPAPAEPAVEEGVAEEVAMEEVPAAKMPLLEMPVAEEPEVEAPVVEMPEEEKPAEEIPAEEEPEDEMPVMETPADEDLLAEAAEAEDLAVSPVPEALAAEVPEAEVTPVEAVEAEIPEAEVTQVEASEAEIAEAEVTQVEAPEAEIPEAEVVEAVEAEIPEVTQVEAVEAEIPEAEVTEVEALEAEVTPVEALEAEIPEAEVTPVEALEAEIPEAEVTPVEALEAEIPEAEVTPVEALEAEIPEAEVTQVEALAAEIPEAEVTQVEAPEAEILAAEIPAAEIVAAEAPKDEMAVEEEAEELAPEVPEAEAVATEVLVTEAVETGIPPMETPVTEAVEAEVQETEAEAPAMEIPVAEAIEPEMPAMEVPVTEAIGPEAPVAEALEAEQPPVEMPVTEAAIEEAPEAETAAAEAPALEEFEDVTYIAKMLPVETVEMEAAEVLEAETPATKVLVAETPVAVEEPAEEIPAAETPSAEVLTTEVAEVEMLEAEMPAVQVPQDDDEKMEVEAPEAEMPK from the exons ATG GCCTGCGCCCGACCCCTGATATCGATTTACTCCGAGAAAGGAGAGGCCTCAGGCAAAAATGTGGTTATGCCTGCTGTATTCAAGGCGCCCATCCGCCCGGACATTGTGAACTTTGTTCACACCAACATGCGCAAGAACAGCCGTCAGCCCTATGCTGTCAGCGAATTGGCCG GTCACCAGACCAGCGCAGAGTCCTGGGGCACGGGCAGAGCTGTGGCGCGTATCCCCCGCGTGCGCGGTGGCGGCACTCACCGCTCCGGCCAGGGAGCCTTCGGAAAT ATGTGCCGCGGAGGACGAATGTTTGCCCCCACTAAGACCTGGCGTCGCTGGCACCGCAGAATCAACACCACCCAGAAACGCTACGCCATCTGCTCTGCCCTCGCTGCCTCTGCTCTGCCTGCGCTCGTCATGTCTAAAG GGCACCGCATTGAGGAGATCCCAGAGGTCCCCCTGGTGGTGGACAACAAGGTTGAGGGATACAAGAAGACAAAGGAGGCAGTGTTGCTGCTGAAGAAACTGAAAGCCTGGAATGACATCAAGAAA GTGTATGCTTCCCAGCGGATGCGTGCTGGTAAGGGTAAGATGAGGAACCGCAGACGTATTCAACGCAAGGGGCCCTGCATCATCTACAATGAAGACGGTGGCGTTACAAAGGCCTTCAGAAACATTCCCG GCATCACCCTTCAGAACGTGAACAAACTGAACCTTCTCCGCCTCGCCCCTGGTGGCCATGTCGGCCGCTTCTGTATTTGGACAGAGGGTGCCTTCAGCAAGCTGGACGAACTGTATGGCACTTGGCGCAAGGCCGCCTCCCTCAAAGTGGATTACAA CCTTCCAATGCACAAGATGACAAACACAGACCTAAGCAGAATTCTCAAGAGCCCAGAAATACAGAAAGCTCTTCGCGCTCCGAA CAAGAAGATCAGCCGTAGAGTGCTAAAGAAGAATCCTCTAAATAACCTCAGGGTGATGATGAAGCTCAACCCCTACGCAAAGACAGCACGGCGAAACGCCATCTTGCTGCATGACAAAACT ATTCAAGACAAGATGCTGAAAtctaagaagaagaagaagaagccatCGAAGCCCGTGCCGGTGCCTCCTCCTGAGCCCAAGCCCAAGAAAGCAAAGAAGGCCAAGAAGCCGAAGGCTGTGAAACGCCCGGCCCCAGCAGAACCTGCTGTAGAAGAGGGTGTTGCAGAGGAGGTGGCCATGGAAGAGGTGCCAGCGGCTAAGATGCCCTTACTGGAGATGCCTGTGGCTGAGGAGCCTGAAGTGGAAGCACCCGTCGTGGAAATGCCTGAGGAGGAGAAACCTGCTGAGGAGATCCCTGCTGAGGAGGAGCCAGAGGatgaaatgcctgtaatggagaCACCTGCAGATGAGGATCTGCTGGCCGAGGCGGCAGAGGCTGAAGATTTGGCTGTGAGCCCAGTACCCGAAGCACTTGCTGCTGAGGTTCCTGAGGCCGAGGTAACCCCGGTTGAGGCAGTAGAGGCTGAGATTCCTGAGGCTGAAGTAACCCAGGTTGAGGCATCAGAAGCCGAGATTGCTGAGGCTGAAGTAACCCAGGTTGAGGCACCAGAAGCCGAGATTCCTGAGGCAGAGGTAGTCGAGGCAGTAGAAGCTGAGATTCCTGAGGTAACCCAGGTCGAGGCTGTAGAAGCTGAGATTCCTGAGGCCGAGGTAACCGAGGTTGAGGCACTGGAAGCTGAGGTGACTCCGGTTGAGGCACTGGAAGCTGAGATTCCCGAAGCTGAGGTGACTCCGGTTGAGGCACTAGAGGCTGAGATTCCCGAGGCTGAGGTGACTCCGGTTGAGGCACTAGAGGCTGAGATTCCCGAGGCTGAGGTGACTCCGGTTGAGGCACTAGAGGCTGAGATTCCTGAGGCAGAGGTGACTCAGGTTGAGGCACTAGCAGCTGAGATTCCCGAGGCCGAGGTGACCCAGGTCGAGGCACCTGAAGCAGAGATCCTTGCAGCCGAAATCCCAGCAGCTGAGATTGTTGCAGCGGAGGCACCTAAGGATGAGATGGCTGtagaagaagaagcagaggaACTCGCACCTGAGGTGCCTGAAGCTGAGGCCGTGGCAACTGAAGTTCTTGTAACTGAGGCAGTCGAGACTGGGATACCACCAATGGAGACGCCAGTAACTGAGGCAGTAGAAGCCGAGGTGCAGGAAACTGAGGCAGAGGCACCAGCCATGGAAATTCCTGTGGCTGAGGCAATCGAACCAGAGATGCCAGCTATGGAGGTTCCTGTGACTGAAGCCATCGGACCAGAGGCACCTGTAGCAGAGGCGCTGGAGGCAGAACAACCACCTGTGGAGATGCCTGTAACTGAGGCAGCGATAGAAGAGGCACCAGAGGCAGAGACCGCAGCTGCCGAGGCCCCAGCTCTTGAGGAGTTTGAGGATGTCACCTACATTGCTAAGATGCTCCCAGTTGAAACGGTTGAAATGGAGGCAGCGGAGGTTCTGGAAGCGGAGACCCCTGCAACCAAGGTTTTGGTAGCGGAGACACCGGTAGCAGTGGAGGAGCCTGCAGAAGAAATTCCAGCAGCGGAGACGCCTTCAGCCGAGGTGCTGACCACAGAGGTGGCAGAGGTGGAGATGCTGGAGGCTGAAATGCCTGCGGTGCAAGTGCCTCAGGATGATGACGAGAAGATGGAAGTGGAGGCGCCCGAGGCTGAGATGCCCAAGTAA
- the rpl4 gene encoding 60S ribosomal protein L4 isoform X2, giving the protein MPAVFKAPIRPDIVNFVHTNMRKNSRQPYAVSELAGHQTSAESWGTGRAVARIPRVRGGGTHRSGQGAFGNMCRGGRMFAPTKTWRRWHRRINTTQKRYAICSALAASALPALVMSKGHRIEEIPEVPLVVDNKVEGYKKTKEAVLLLKKLKAWNDIKKVYASQRMRAGKGKMRNRRRIQRKGPCIIYNEDGGVTKAFRNIPGITLQNVNKLNLLRLAPGGHVGRFCIWTEGAFSKLDELYGTWRKAASLKVDYNLPMHKMTNTDLSRILKSPEIQKALRAPNKKISRRVLKKNPLNNLRVMMKLNPYAKTARRNAILLHDKTIQDKMLKSKKKKKKPSKPVPVPPPEPKPKKAKKAKKPKAVKRPAPAEPAVEEGVAEEVAMEEVPAAKMPLLEMPVAEEPEVEAPVVEMPEEEKPAEEIPAEEEPEDEMPVMETPADEDLLAEAAEAEDLAVSPVPEALAAEVPEAEVTPVEAVEAEIPEAEVTQVEASEAEIAEAEVTQVEAPEAEIPEAEVVEAVEAEIPEVTQVEAVEAEIPEAEVTEVEALEAEVTPVEALEAEIPEAEVTPVEALEAEIPEAEVTPVEALEAEIPEAEVTPVEALEAEIPEAEVTQVEALAAEIPEAEVTQVEAPEAEILAAEIPAAEIVAAEAPKDEMAVEEEAEELAPEVPEAEAVATEVLVTEAVETGIPPMETPVTEAVEAEVQETEAEAPAMEIPVAEAIEPEMPAMEVPVTEAIGPEAPVAEALEAEQPPVEMPVTEAAIEEAPEAETAAAEAPALEEFEDVTYIAKMLPVETVEMEAAEVLEAETPATKVLVAETPVAVEEPAEEIPAAETPSAEVLTTEVAEVEMLEAEMPAVQVPQDDDEKMEVEAPEAEMPK; this is encoded by the exons ATGCCTGCTGTATTCAAGGCGCCCATCCGCCCGGACATTGTGAACTTTGTTCACACCAACATGCGCAAGAACAGCCGTCAGCCCTATGCTGTCAGCGAATTGGCCG GTCACCAGACCAGCGCAGAGTCCTGGGGCACGGGCAGAGCTGTGGCGCGTATCCCCCGCGTGCGCGGTGGCGGCACTCACCGCTCCGGCCAGGGAGCCTTCGGAAAT ATGTGCCGCGGAGGACGAATGTTTGCCCCCACTAAGACCTGGCGTCGCTGGCACCGCAGAATCAACACCACCCAGAAACGCTACGCCATCTGCTCTGCCCTCGCTGCCTCTGCTCTGCCTGCGCTCGTCATGTCTAAAG GGCACCGCATTGAGGAGATCCCAGAGGTCCCCCTGGTGGTGGACAACAAGGTTGAGGGATACAAGAAGACAAAGGAGGCAGTGTTGCTGCTGAAGAAACTGAAAGCCTGGAATGACATCAAGAAA GTGTATGCTTCCCAGCGGATGCGTGCTGGTAAGGGTAAGATGAGGAACCGCAGACGTATTCAACGCAAGGGGCCCTGCATCATCTACAATGAAGACGGTGGCGTTACAAAGGCCTTCAGAAACATTCCCG GCATCACCCTTCAGAACGTGAACAAACTGAACCTTCTCCGCCTCGCCCCTGGTGGCCATGTCGGCCGCTTCTGTATTTGGACAGAGGGTGCCTTCAGCAAGCTGGACGAACTGTATGGCACTTGGCGCAAGGCCGCCTCCCTCAAAGTGGATTACAA CCTTCCAATGCACAAGATGACAAACACAGACCTAAGCAGAATTCTCAAGAGCCCAGAAATACAGAAAGCTCTTCGCGCTCCGAA CAAGAAGATCAGCCGTAGAGTGCTAAAGAAGAATCCTCTAAATAACCTCAGGGTGATGATGAAGCTCAACCCCTACGCAAAGACAGCACGGCGAAACGCCATCTTGCTGCATGACAAAACT ATTCAAGACAAGATGCTGAAAtctaagaagaagaagaagaagccatCGAAGCCCGTGCCGGTGCCTCCTCCTGAGCCCAAGCCCAAGAAAGCAAAGAAGGCCAAGAAGCCGAAGGCTGTGAAACGCCCGGCCCCAGCAGAACCTGCTGTAGAAGAGGGTGTTGCAGAGGAGGTGGCCATGGAAGAGGTGCCAGCGGCTAAGATGCCCTTACTGGAGATGCCTGTGGCTGAGGAGCCTGAAGTGGAAGCACCCGTCGTGGAAATGCCTGAGGAGGAGAAACCTGCTGAGGAGATCCCTGCTGAGGAGGAGCCAGAGGatgaaatgcctgtaatggagaCACCTGCAGATGAGGATCTGCTGGCCGAGGCGGCAGAGGCTGAAGATTTGGCTGTGAGCCCAGTACCCGAAGCACTTGCTGCTGAGGTTCCTGAGGCCGAGGTAACCCCGGTTGAGGCAGTAGAGGCTGAGATTCCTGAGGCTGAAGTAACCCAGGTTGAGGCATCAGAAGCCGAGATTGCTGAGGCTGAAGTAACCCAGGTTGAGGCACCAGAAGCCGAGATTCCTGAGGCAGAGGTAGTCGAGGCAGTAGAAGCTGAGATTCCTGAGGTAACCCAGGTCGAGGCTGTAGAAGCTGAGATTCCTGAGGCCGAGGTAACCGAGGTTGAGGCACTGGAAGCTGAGGTGACTCCGGTTGAGGCACTGGAAGCTGAGATTCCCGAAGCTGAGGTGACTCCGGTTGAGGCACTAGAGGCTGAGATTCCCGAGGCTGAGGTGACTCCGGTTGAGGCACTAGAGGCTGAGATTCCCGAGGCTGAGGTGACTCCGGTTGAGGCACTAGAGGCTGAGATTCCTGAGGCAGAGGTGACTCAGGTTGAGGCACTAGCAGCTGAGATTCCCGAGGCCGAGGTGACCCAGGTCGAGGCACCTGAAGCAGAGATCCTTGCAGCCGAAATCCCAGCAGCTGAGATTGTTGCAGCGGAGGCACCTAAGGATGAGATGGCTGtagaagaagaagcagaggaACTCGCACCTGAGGTGCCTGAAGCTGAGGCCGTGGCAACTGAAGTTCTTGTAACTGAGGCAGTCGAGACTGGGATACCACCAATGGAGACGCCAGTAACTGAGGCAGTAGAAGCCGAGGTGCAGGAAACTGAGGCAGAGGCACCAGCCATGGAAATTCCTGTGGCTGAGGCAATCGAACCAGAGATGCCAGCTATGGAGGTTCCTGTGACTGAAGCCATCGGACCAGAGGCACCTGTAGCAGAGGCGCTGGAGGCAGAACAACCACCTGTGGAGATGCCTGTAACTGAGGCAGCGATAGAAGAGGCACCAGAGGCAGAGACCGCAGCTGCCGAGGCCCCAGCTCTTGAGGAGTTTGAGGATGTCACCTACATTGCTAAGATGCTCCCAGTTGAAACGGTTGAAATGGAGGCAGCGGAGGTTCTGGAAGCGGAGACCCCTGCAACCAAGGTTTTGGTAGCGGAGACACCGGTAGCAGTGGAGGAGCCTGCAGAAGAAATTCCAGCAGCGGAGACGCCTTCAGCCGAGGTGCTGACCACAGAGGTGGCAGAGGTGGAGATGCTGGAGGCTGAAATGCCTGCGGTGCAAGTGCCTCAGGATGATGACGAGAAGATGGAAGTGGAGGCGCCCGAGGCTGAGATGCCCAAGTAA
- the map2k1 gene encoding dual specificity mitogen-activated protein kinase kinase 1, with amino-acid sequence MGDRMQKRRKPEPIQLNPIPDGNTINGTSATETNLEALQKKLEELELDEQQRKRLEAFLTQKQKVGELKDDDFEKICELGAGNGGVVFKVSHRPSGLIMARKLIHLEIKPAIRNQIIRELQVLHECNSPYIVGFYGAFYSDGEISICMEHMDGGSLDQSLKKAGKIPEQILGKVSIAVIKGLSYLREKHKIMHRDVKPSNILVNSRGEIKLCDFGVSGQLIDSMANSFVGTRSYMSPERLQGTHYSVQSDIWSMGLSLVEMAIGRFPIPPPDAKELEQIFGFPVEGDASSSEASHKPRSPGRPVSSYGPDSRPPMAIFELLDYIVNEPPPKLPGIFGSEFQDFVNKCLIKNPAERADLKQLMVHSFIKQSEAEEVDFAGWLCTTIGLNQPSTPTHSVGV; translated from the exons GACAAATCTGGAGGCTCTGcagaagaagctggaggagctggagctggacgAGCAGCAGCGGAAGCGGCTGGAAGCCTTCCTTACCCAGAAGCAGAAAGTAGGCGAGCTGAAGGATGATGACTTTGAAAAGATCTGTGAGCTGGGAGCTGGCAATGGTGGGGTGGTCTTCAAGGTCTCACACAGACCCTCTGGACTCATCATGGCCAGGAAG TTGATCCACTTGGAAATTAAACCGGCGATCAGGAACCAGATCATCCGTGAGCTGCAGGTGCTGCATGAGTGTAACTCCCCCTACATCGTGGGCTTCTACGGGGCCTTCTACAGCGACGGAGAGATCAGCATCTGCATGGAGCACATG GACGGGGGCTCCCTGGATCAGTCATTGAAGAAAGCAGGAAAGATCCCAGAGCAGATCTTGGGCAAAGTCAGCATTGCT GTGATCAAAGGCCTGTCCTACCTGAGAGAGAAGCACAAGATCATGCACAGAG ATGTCAAGCCATCCAACATCTTGGTGAACTCTCGTGGAGAGATCAAGCTCTGTGACTTTGGCGTGAGTGGTCAGCTCATCGACTCCATGGCCAACTCCTTTGTAGGCACACGCTCCTACATGTCT CCGGAACGACTGCAAGGAACACACTACTCGGTCCAGTCTGACATCTGGAGCATGGGGCTCTCCCTGGTGGAGATGGCCATAGGACGATTCCCCATCCCGCCCCCCGACGCCAAGGAGCTGGAACAAATCTTTGGCTTCCCAGTGGAGGGTGATGCGTCGTCCAGCGAGGCCTCCCACAAACCAAGGTCTCCGGGCAGACCAGTCAGCT CATACGGACCAGACAGTAGACCTCCCATGGCTATTTTTGAGCTGCTTGACTACATTGTCAATGAG CCACCACCTAAGCTACCAGGCATCTTTGGTTCTGAATTTCAAGACTTTGTTAACAAATG tttaataaaGAACCCGGCAGAAAGAGCAGACCTGAAACAGTTGATG GTCCACTCCTTCATCAAGCAGTCAGAGGCAGAAGAGGTGGACTTTGCAGGCTGGCTGTGCACCACCATCGGCCTAAACCagcccagcacccccacccacagtgtgggagtgtga